The following are encoded in a window of Rubellicoccus peritrichatus genomic DNA:
- a CDS encoding beta-agarase — protein MFTQNFSLILLIFAALMAGGCLKTSSSGDSSTPESNAAKLEVEPRMIDWSKPYIVVEPHITRSVQGISEVDRERYFAICDSGGWFPNRVKDQAMYDYLVNDLEISFGRELGPVKWLAKDMKEDPERPQHADLTKLKQKKHPEPDTQFYADFGPNLNVAAHGNHNAFPEFMGRVDNEDSLKHKYEEYMPENVEAAAELSAAVMKYNYTDFTRPRYYEPINEPHWSFYSDPHLAKWHLATMEAVKESTPEVLVGGPCSSVCYFYRNDYKGFKGMKDFIDETDGSLDFYSYHTYDYLRWRDGELRGRLQSGLPLEGTLDLIPNYTYNQFGEEMDIVVSEHGGYIGSQPKGEFDGEAVASEIMQIHHPDADPDSWEYEMQKRSIVNFGHVSSIISNTLAFMDHPHTLQKAVPFILFNTWNWDPKYYAGMYVPYEYTDKEHWVETDLTTFYKFFRGVDGRRVKALCSDPDLQVRAFVNGSKLFLAINNQSFESETVDLYGIETPTVEVRSLSRNNDFTTNYSEKTIDTPEVLTVAGRESLMIIADYGSAIKATGSVNEIVCYGDDVAKPLEEATFTINVPTDNEIDYAQLRVAVSRSPEASREPVITLNGKTLDVPMEDSAERYTDKEYAMTKLIYLDPADLEAVNTVTVSFPDSNEGAVGSAVIRVAAK, from the coding sequence ATGTTTACCCAAAATTTCAGTCTGATTTTATTGATTTTTGCCGCACTGATGGCAGGTGGTTGCCTTAAAACGTCTTCCTCGGGGGATTCCTCGACTCCTGAATCCAACGCTGCCAAGCTCGAGGTTGAGCCGCGTATGATTGATTGGTCCAAGCCATACATCGTGGTGGAGCCTCACATAACCCGTTCAGTACAGGGCATTTCTGAGGTGGATAGAGAACGTTACTTCGCGATTTGTGATTCTGGCGGTTGGTTTCCTAACCGGGTAAAAGATCAGGCGATGTATGATTATCTGGTCAACGACCTTGAGATTTCATTTGGTCGAGAACTAGGTCCTGTAAAGTGGCTTGCGAAAGACATGAAAGAAGATCCGGAACGGCCTCAGCATGCAGACCTGACCAAATTGAAACAAAAGAAGCACCCAGAACCAGATACACAATTTTATGCCGATTTCGGACCGAATCTGAATGTTGCTGCCCACGGTAATCATAATGCCTTTCCCGAGTTTATGGGCCGTGTTGATAACGAGGATTCCCTCAAGCACAAATACGAAGAATATATGCCTGAGAATGTGGAGGCGGCTGCCGAGCTTTCAGCGGCTGTCATGAAGTATAACTACACTGATTTTACACGCCCTCGTTACTATGAGCCGATAAACGAGCCGCATTGGTCTTTTTATAGTGATCCTCATTTGGCGAAGTGGCACCTCGCCACGATGGAAGCGGTTAAAGAGTCGACACCTGAGGTTTTGGTGGGTGGCCCTTGCAGTTCGGTCTGCTATTTCTATCGGAACGATTATAAGGGTTTTAAAGGAATGAAGGATTTTATTGATGAAACCGACGGGAGTCTGGATTTCTATTCCTACCACACCTACGACTACCTGCGCTGGCGTGATGGCGAGCTCCGTGGTCGTCTTCAGTCCGGCTTACCGCTGGAAGGGACTCTCGATTTGATCCCGAACTACACCTACAATCAATTTGGTGAAGAGATGGACATTGTTGTTAGTGAGCATGGTGGTTACATAGGTAGTCAGCCGAAGGGCGAATTTGACGGTGAGGCGGTTGCTTCCGAAATCATGCAAATACATCATCCCGATGCAGATCCCGATTCCTGGGAGTATGAAATGCAGAAGCGCTCTATTGTGAATTTTGGTCATGTGAGCAGTATCATTTCCAACACGCTCGCCTTCATGGATCATCCACACACTTTGCAGAAGGCGGTGCCATTCATCTTATTCAATACCTGGAATTGGGACCCAAAGTACTATGCGGGTATGTATGTGCCTTATGAATACACCGACAAAGAACATTGGGTGGAAACGGACCTTACCACTTTCTACAAATTTTTTCGTGGTGTTGATGGGCGTCGGGTAAAAGCGCTTTGCAGTGACCCGGATCTACAAGTGCGAGCATTCGTGAATGGCTCGAAATTGTTTCTGGCGATTAATAACCAAAGCTTCGAATCGGAAACCGTCGATCTCTATGGTATTGAAACGCCGACAGTCGAAGTACGCAGCTTAAGCCGCAATAATGACTTTACGACCAACTATTCTGAGAAGACAATTGATACACCGGAAGTGCTCACGGTTGCCGGTCGGGAATCATTGATGATCATTGCCGACTATGGTTCGGCTATTAAAGCCACTGGCAGTGTGAATGAAATTGTTTGTTATGGAGATGATGTAGCCAAGCCCTTGGAAGAAGCTACCTTTACAATCAATGTTCCAACCGATAACGAGATTGATTATGCACAGCTGAGAGTGGCCGTATCCCGCTCGCCTGAAGCCAGCAGGGAGCCGGTAATTACGCTGAATGGAAAAACTCTGGATGTTCCCATGGAGGATTCTGCTGAGCGCTACACCGACAAGGAATATGCGATGACCAAGCTCATCTATTTGGATCCAGCCGACCTCGAAGCAGTCAATACGGTAACGGTATCTTTTCCGGATAGCAATGAAGGTGCTGTGGGTAGCGCCGTAATCCGTGTGGCTGCGAAGTAG